The genomic window AATCGACAGCACTTACCAGTTGGCGCAAACCAACCAATAATCCATGGCTGATTGTGCGATAGGTTTTTAAAACCCGACCCCCAAGCAGTGGGTTGCTGTTGGGGGCAGTGATCGAGTAGGTCAATTCAGCATCATGCAAAATTGCACGACCACCAGTTGGCCGCCGCACAATCTCGATTTGGGCTTGTTGGCAAGCCGCCACATTAACATCGCTATAGGGTTGAAATGCGCCGATTGAGAGACAAGCAGGCTGCCAACGATAGATTCGTAGGGTTGGGTATGCCGATTGATTGGCATGCAGCGCCAAGGCATGGTCAATCGCCATATTAGTTGCGCCATCGGCGGCGGCTGAGACAATGTAACGCCACATGAGCAAAATCGCTTAAATAAAAAAGAGATCACGACATACAATTATGCCTGATCTCTGTCCATTGACCTGAGAGATTCCTTGCGCTGCAAGTTACTCCATCGGTGCAAGTGAATGCTTGCTCTCCAGAGCGCTGTCGAGACACGGTGTTGGAGCCTGAAAGATTCATCAACGGGTTGGCTACCCGTAATTTGCTTCGTCGGCGATCCTGGTTGGGATACTCTTCCGCGTCCTTCATTCAGCGATATTGGGTTGTAGCAGTAGTATACGCCGCTGTGGGTATTTGGTCAATTTGCGTACTTTATTGGTTTGAGGCTTGATTTGCTTCGTATTGAGCTTCGACTGGCTCGCTAAAACTGCGCAAGCCGATCACGACCGGAGCTACAGCGCAGCAGAGCAACATAAATGCCCAAAACACGATAGTCAACATACTAGGGCGCTCCTCAAATAAAAAGTTCAAAAACGAATTGAATCCATTCCTCGGTTCACACAGCGTTGTGGAATGCAAGTCATATGCCATCGATTAGGTTTAGCTTGGTTGATTTTGGTGGGCGCAGTTCAATTATGCTGATTGCTTCAGCAGCGCACAATAGCCGTTTGTGCATAGTAGACCCATGACTTTTGCCGAGCAAGCTGATCAACGATTGATGTTGGTGCGTCCTATCCATGTGATGGCTGCTAGATTATATGCTGCTTTGCTATTTCTGCAAATTACAGGCTTTGGTTATAAGCTGATAGTTTCCTGATAATTACCTGATAACTCAATAATTCGCCTAACCTGAAAACGTTCAAGCGTTGCAGCGGTAGTGAGTTCAAGGCCCGCCCGTTGATAGGCCAATTGGCGTTGTTGCTCAAACGTCGTAATGCCACTGGTATTTGGCAGCACGACCCCTTGATTGCGCCCACGTTGCACTCGCAAGCCATCAGCTACCGGATCATGGACAGCTTTATTTTTCAGCAGGGCCAAATGTTCAACCAGATCAACGATATAGCTCAATTGATCAAGCTCATCAAGCTGCACTGGGCTAAATCGTGGGTCGTGCACTGCTGCCGCAACCGCCATATAAATCACCTCTTTGGCTAACGAGGCTTGTTGTGGTTGCACGCTGCCAACACAACCACGTAACTGCCCAGCTTTGATCAAGCTGACATAAACCCCTTGGCTGCGGCGTTGATCGCTCGGCAATGGCTCGGCAACAGGCAGCAACTCGCCTTGGCGAATAAAGCGATTGACCGCTTGACGCGCCAGCACAACCAAAGGATCTTGCACAATCAGGGCTGCTTGTTTGGGCATTGGCAGGCTCCTTAGCTGCGTATTTAGTCGTTTAATTTGTTGCGTTTGAATAATGATGAGCGAATATAGACTTCGCTGCCACAATTTTCACACTGGCTTTCGTTAACTCCAACCACCCGTGGCTGACCATCGAAGCGTTCGATCACCGCCCATTCACATTTGGGGCAGCGCGTGGTTTCGGTTGGTTGCGCTCCATAGACAAATGGTAAGCCTAAGCCTTGGGCTACTTTGCGCACCGAAGTCGCAGCGTTGGTATCAGCATCACGACTTGGGATAATCCGCCATGGAATCAGGCCATTGAATTTGCGCTTGATCCAGCGGGCAATGCCTTCAATTTCAGCGCTACTATCGTTCACGCCAGTAACAATTGGCGTGGTAATTTCGAGATGGCAACCCCAGCGTTTGACTGCATGCTCAGCGCCAGCAAAAATCCCTTGCCATTGCTCCACCCCCGTTAATGCTTTATAACTAGCATCACTCAAACCATAGACCGTTAGCATTAAGCCATCGATATAGGGCGCAAGCTGATCGAGCGCCGCCTTCGACCAATAGCCATTAGTGACCATGCCAGTCATGCGGCTGGTCGAACGAGCCAAACGGGCGGTTTCTAGCACATGCTCAAAGTTCATGGTTGGTTCGTTATAGGCCCAAACAATCCCACGCGTCATGCGCTCTTGCGAAAATCCTACCACCCGTTCCGGATCAATCGAACGTTGTTTGGCAGGATCGGTCGGAATTTGGGCATGATAGGCAACATCGTGATGGGCGGGGAACGATGTACCCCAACCCCCAATTGCAAACACGCTAGCCCCAGGAAAAAAATGGCGAAACCCATAATCCTCAACTGGGCCAATCGTGGCTGCTGACACTAAACCATGGTTATGAACTGTAATTGTTTGCTCTTGGCGTTGGCGCACACCACAACGACCCCATTCACCATCAGCGAGTAGACAGCGCCATTGACAGACCTCGCAGCGCAATCCTTGCGCCGAGCGTGACACGAGTGTTGTTTCGTGCATGAAAGATTTCCTCGTTGTCCTACGTGTTGCGTCTTCCACACAGCCGTGCTGACGCTCATATTTTCTTCTGCAACTATAGTACCACGCGCTGATAGGAACGCCGTTGATTTAACCGCATTTAGAGCAGCAATTTCGCTGCTCATCACTAACTTAATCGTCAGCGATGAGCGCTGATTTAGCAAACGCTTAGTTGGATTCGTTGAATTGCATTGTGATGATAGCCTTTGACATTCCAGGCTGGCTGCTCTGGTTGTTGTTGACCAAGCGAATCGGTGGCGCGAACCCAACATTGATATTCACCTGCCGTCAGTTCTAGCTCGATTTGCCAGCGACTCCAACAACCAAGCCTTGGTGGGTCGATCAAGCGAGCATGTTGCCAATGTTGGCCGTGATCAAGCGAAATTTCGACCTGCTCAACCAGCGCTTGGCCCCCAGTAATCGCATAGCCCGCTAGGGTGATCGTGCCTGCTACCAAGGGTTGGTCAGCTGTCGGCAAACACAGCACCGCATTAACTGGCAATTCGTGCAGCATTGGCGCGTTTTGCCAAGCTTCAAGCTCGCTGCTTTGGGCCAAACGATAGGCGCGGCGCTGAAAATAGTTATGTGATGGCTCGCTACTGAATTCAATCGAGCGCAACCATTTGACGCTGCGTGCCCCAACAATTCCAGGAATAACCAAACGTAACGGGCCACCATGCAGCGCTGGCAAGGCTGTGCCGTTCATCGTGTAGGCCAACAAGGCATGCTCGATCATCGGCTCGTTGAGTGGAATCGAGCCGCCATAGCCAAAGGTTTGGCCGTGGCGCTCAACCTGATCGTAGCTTTCAAACACCAAATGCAGTGCCGCTGGATCAATCTCGCAGCGCTCTAGGAGTGATCGCAAAGGCGCACCGCCCCAATTTGCCGTGCTCAAGCCATTGGCTCCCCACGGCAATTCGCCATAAATTGGCTGGTAGGCGTGCATCTCTTGGCGGCGGTTGCCAGCACATTGCAAGGTCGAAACCTGCTCAACATAGGGCAATTGTTGCTTAATGTCGGCGATGCTGATGCTCAATGGTTGAGCCAATAAGCCCTGTACATGAATTGTGGTAGTTTCAGGGTCGAGGCTAGGAATCGTGCCATGGGTACGCACAAAAAACTGGCTGGTTGGCTGAATGTAGCTGCTGGCTAGCTCATCTAAGGGTGTGCCAGCATTAAATGGCTCGGCCTGAACCACCTGCATCGTCGCACTTTTGGCAACGTCAAATGAAGGCAGACTATCTCGCATCGAAATCGCTCCTTTTCTAGGGATGCCGCAACCAGCACCCATGAACAACACTGTTCTTTGAATTGGTATAGCTAGATTTTTCTGCAACGGAGGGACTAAATCGATGCAGCGCTTGCGAGTATAGCACAATTAATGCCCGAACCAGCCGTAATCAAGCTGATAAAGCGGTTCGGGCTTAGCATTAAGCAGCTTGCGGCTGTGTAATTTGCGGGGTTGCTTTCAAGGGTAGGTAAAGCGTGAAATGGCTACCGATCCCAGGATTGCTGCTCAAGGTAATATCGCCGCCAAGCAATAAAGCCAAGCGTTTGCTAATCGCCAAACCCAAACCTGTGCTTGGTTGGCTGCCCAAACTTTTACCCAATCGTGGTTGCTCTTGAAATAATTGGACTTGTTGCTCAGGAGTCATGCCAATGCCTGTATCGATCACATGAAAGGCCAAATAATGCTGGCCGTTGCGCTGTTCTTCGCTGACTTCGATTCGCACTGAGCCATTATGGGTAAATTTGGCAGCATTACCAACTACATTTACCAAAATTTGGCGTACCAAGCGATTATCGCTCCAAAAAATGCGTTGGCGCGTGCCAATTTGCACATGAAACGAATTATGATTACGCACCATCAACGGCCCAACAATCACATTTAATTGATCGATCAACGGCCCCAGACAAACCTCTTCATAATGCACATCAAGTTGGCCATGTTCAATCTTCGCCAAATCGATCATATCGTCGATTAATGCCAAAAGCTGGGCGCTGGTTTCTTGAATGTGATGGGCAGTTGGCTCTAACTCGGCGACTCCCGCTTCGATCAACTGATCAGCCAAAAGTTGACTATCGGTCATAATCGTATGCAGCGGTTTATGCAATTGCTGGCTCATTTTGGCAATTAAGGGCGTTTTGCTCGGCACTTGGGGATCACTGGCGATGCTCGAATGGAAAACATCATGGGGCAAGGCAGTTAATTGCTGAACTTGGCGAAACAGCTCAAATTGATGACTTAATTGCTGGGCGATCAGTTGCAAACTTTCGCGTTGCTGCGGGCTAAGTTGGCGGGGCTGTCGATCGATCACCGCGATACAACCGAGGGCAAAGCCTTGTTGATTGATAATCGGCATGCCCGCATAGAACTGAAAACCCTGCTGCACTAAGGGATGATGCCCAAAACTACGCTCAAGGCTGGGTTGATCATAAACAACCAGCTCACGTTCAACCACCGTTTGTGCACAACACGAATATTTACGCGGAATTGTTTTGAGTTGGCTGCCAAAAGCCGCTTTGATATATTGATATTTATGATCGATCAGCGAAATAATCGCAATCGGTGTCGCACAAAAAAGCGCCGCTAAGCGGGCTAATTCATCGAATTCGTGAATATAGGGGCGGGCCAGCAAGCCATAACTTTGCAGGGCAGCAAGACGTTGGGCTTCGTTTGTAGGGTATTGAGTACGCATGGCGGCTCCTCGCTAAAATCAAGATCGCTGGAAACTAAAGGCTAGTACGATCTTGACATAGCGTTAAGCCACTGTCGAGGGGGCTGTTTGGGTGACTTCGCTGATAGTACGGTCTATAAGCTGAGAATGGACATTTGTCGCATGCAGCGCAGGAACGAGCACACCCAACGAAGCTTCCGGTTGGCATTGATCGCCACAGGTAAAACAATCCCAGAAGGCCGCTCCATGCTCAGGATAGGTGTGTAGCGAGGCATGACTTTCGCCTAACACGGCCACGATGGTAACACCGTGAGGCGTAAATTGATGGGCAACAATTTCGAGCACGGTGGCATTGGTCGCATTAGCTGCTTGCATCACAATTGTTTGCAGCAAATCGCGATCATTGAGGATTGCTGCTGAGCAGCCACCTAAATTTGCAAGTAGGTGTCGCCCAGCAGCGGGATAGATTGGCGATTGGATGAAATTGCTCATGATTTGGATTGCCAGCGTGGTGCGCCTTCAACTCCTTCGGCATTCCACGAATTAAACCAATCGTCCATTAATGCGATCAAGCTTGCCCGAAAAACAGCTTCGGCTTGTAAGAGATGGTTTTGGCCGCGTGCCGCAAACCAAGCCAGTTGGACAAACGCGCCCAAATCGTTGACATCGGCAGGAGTCAGGCCTTCGTTATTACCGTTCGACCACCAATCGCGAATCACGTGTTCGAGCACAACATTAACCGCGATTTTGCGGAAATTGGCGGGGGTATTGGGTGGTAGTTGGTTGACCGCATCGTTGGCAAAGCGCACATGCTGGGTTAGCAAAATCACGGTCGATGGCGGAACGCGCCCGTAGCCTGAAGCCTTCAGCACCTCGTTGTTACGTGAGGCTGCATACACTCCTGCCCCGATTGCCGTGCCAGCCCCAACCATGCCAATGCTGCGGGCAAAGGTTGAATTGCTGAACATCAGTGCGCCAAGTGCTCCCATCATCAGCCAAGTGACGATATAGGAAACAATCGACATATCTGAATCAAAGAAAACGACAGCAATCACATTTACAACGAAGTGGGCAAGAAACCAGCCGCTAATAACCAAAAAGCCAGAGCAACCGCGAAACCAACGTTTGATCAAAAAGAAGGTTGCAATGCCCACAACAACCATCATTATGACCAAAAATACGGGCATACCACCAGTCAGCACCCGACTAGTTTGCCCAAAAATGATGTTTCCGAGCAACAACGATACAAGGCTAGCAATAGCCCCACCCAAGCCAAGACTAAGCGTATGGATGCCGAAGCGTTGCCAAAATGGTTGGGTTTGTGTATCCATGTTAGGTTGCCACTGCCATGATAACAATTGCAGCTAAGGCAATTGTTACTGCTGCTAATTGGATCGCTGCGGCCACATTGCCACGTTTAATTTCTTCACGATAATCAATTGGATCAAGCAAATCGTACAGCCGAGCGCCGCCGTAGAAAATCAACACACTGACGAGCGTCCAGCCAACCGAAGCAGCGACCCGACCCACCAACGTCATAATTTCATCACCAGACATGCATGCTCCTTGAAGCTCAAAAAAAGCGATTTATCCAGCAGTGAGGGCTTAGTATGGGCCAGGTGCACCAGGGTCGCCCGGCGCATTCCAATTTGCCAGCCAATCTTCCATCAAGCCAGTAAGCACCGCCCGAAAAACTGGCGCACCTTGGTTTTCAAGATCGTTGCCTGCTAGTGTGGCAGCAAGCTGCACAAATGAACGTAAGTCGGCCACATCATCAGGCAATAAACCCGAAGTGTTTTCATTTTCGCGCCAGTCGCGCAACACAATCCCCAGAATAATTTCGGTAGCCGCAGCCCGAGTTGCGTGGCCTGCATGGTTAGGCAAGGCAGTTACAACTTGGCCTGCAACGGTTTGGGCAAGGCCCGCTACCAATTGAGCTGTGTTTGGCGGTATCCGGCCAAAACGTGGCGGTTGACTCATTGAGCCTCCTCGGAAGCACTAAAAGGCGTTTCCTCATAACAACGAGCTAGGCCAATTCGCGCACTGCACGAATAATCACATCGGCTAGTTGTTCGGTGAAATAATAATCATATGCCCCAATCAAGGCAATTGCTTGCCCACCGAAGGCCCGCTTGAAGCGCGAAAAGCCTGCAAATGGGTGATGCGGATCGCCGGTTGGTTCAAATCCATAAAAATCGTAACTGGTGCAGCCCAAGCGTTGGGCTTGTTGAATGGCGGCCCATTGCAAGGCGTAGCCTGCCATCTGCTCACGCAATTGGTTGCTAATGCCACCATATTGATACACTGCCCGCTGACCATAGCTGATCAATAGCAGAGTTCCTAAGGTTTGGCCTGCATACTCGGCAAACAACAAATGAGCATGGCCAAGCGGAGCCAAGGTCGCCAACAGATCATTAAAATGGTCGATTGGCTCAACATAGAAATCATCGCGCTCGCCTGCTTCATCCATCAAGCGATAAAACAAGGGAATATCAGCCAGATCATGCGAGATACGCACTGTGACACCACGCCGCGCTGCTAAACGAATGTTGTAGCGACCTTTGGGTTTCATGGCCGCCAACAATTGCTCGGCAGCAGGCCGCAAATCCAAATAAAGGGTTTCACGGGCCAGTATATCGACGGGTGCGCGTCGCCAATCGCGCAGCAAATTAGGCGCTGGGCCTTCAAGTCGTGGCTCGATTCGCAAACCGACTGCGCCATAAGCGCTAGCATGGTGCTCAGCGGCCTCGCGCAATAAACGCAGCCCTTGGCGGGCAAGCGCTTGATTGTGCCACGGTAAAATTGGCCCATCGGCGGCGATCAAATTGCTGCCAACCCCACTCTGTGCTGGAATTGTGCAGAGCATGCCACCAATTAATTGATCAGTAGCAGCAAATAGGCCAAAATGCACAACTTGCAAACCACGTTGTTGTTTGAATTGACCCCAAACTAAGCTTTGCATCACGCCACCAGCGGGGTTGGCTTGAACTAAATCTTCCCACTGCTGGCCAAGTTCGCTGTTGCTGCTCAGTTGTGGCAAAATCGCGACGTACATTATTTCAAGCTCTGTAAAAACTTCTTGGCCGCGTCGTTTTGCTTGGGCAACGAACTTAGTTGATCATTCAAGATTTGGATGAGCTGTTGGGTTCGGGCAATATCATCGTTGGTGCGGCGCAAGGCTTCATCTACGCGAATTTCGGTCGTGCCATAATCAACAATATCGCTTGGGCCATAGCTCGTTTGAATTGACGTGTACTCGGTTTTGTCCGAGTTCAACAGGCTCAAGTCGCTCTTGGCACTGGTTAAATCAGCCTCGATGCGCTTTTTGATTGCCTCATACTCAGTGGTCTGCTTGGTCAAGAATGGCACTAGAACCTTCGTGCGAAACTCATCAGGATACGGCTCGCTGATTGGCTGAGTTAGGGCACTATCACGGAACCAGCCAGTTTTATTGAGGTAGGCTTTGCTACCATCTGGCTGTTCGAGAATCGCCAAACTGCCCTCAGCATTCATCCAGACGCTAGAGAATAATTGAAAACCTCCAGCGCTTGGGGGTACGCGAATGGCTGGCTGATTGGCCGGAATCGACCCTAAGCTTTTGATCGCTTGGTCGAGTGTGCCCCGAGTTTGCACAATGTTGTTCAATTCTGCTTGATCATCATTGCGCCATGGCACAAAGCCCGCCCAACTGACCCAATCGATCCAATCTTGTTTGGCTTTGACGCTGCCATCAAGCCCGCGCCGTTGGCGGTCAAGCTCACGGTGGGTACGCCAAATCAGGGCTTCGTCGCGCTGTAAAAAGACAATCGGCAAGCCATCTTCGGCATCAACCACGGTCATTACTTGGTCAGCAAGCAAGAGATACGATTGATCGGTCAGGCTAATCACGACTTCGCCATTGGCCAAAATATCGGTTTCGGGGGTCAAGCGATAGAGCGCATCACCCTCATTGGGATCTTCGCTTGGGCGTTGATTGCGGTTGTAGTTGCGATACGAGCTACCACCATAATAGCTGCCATAGTAGCGATAGCGGCGGGTTGGATAAGCCGAGCCATATTCATCGATCACGCTGCCGCGCCCGTAGGTCGAGCTTGCGAAACCGCGCCCAGCCACCGTGGAAGGCGGCGCTTGCACCACATCATACGGCGAATTGGTGCGCACCATCGATTGACTTGACGTTGCGCCAGAGCCAGCCGAGGTATCACCTTTGGCATAGGTTGTATCGGGGTGCAGCAAGTTGGCCAAAATAATTACCAAGGCAATCACCGAGACGATTCGTAGGCCACGGCTGAGCAACAATTGGGGATTCTCCCATGTGCGTTGCAGATGGCGACGCAGCAAGCGTAATTCGGCCACAAGTTTGCGTGGCAATTCGCGACTACGCCGCAACAAGGCCTCAACCAAGCTGCGCAAATCGAGCGAATTGAGAAACCGCAAGGGATTGGCGATAAATTCACGCACCATGCTACGGGTTTGTTCGGCTCGTAGGGCTGGCATCACCTGCACCACTTGCTCGAAAACTTGGCTTTCATCAAGCCCGTGATCGGCTTGCAACGCCTGCTGAACAGCACTTGGCACTAAGGTCGCGCTGGTATGCGGCTTGGGCAACGGCGCTGGATCATGCACAAAATCGAGTGATGTCCAATCGGTGCCGCTGGCTTCATCCCAGGTTGGCGCGAACAAGCTGTGCAATAGTGCATCGCTCGCCAGTTTGGTTGGTTGGGCGGTCGTGCGTTTTTCGGCCAGCGCGGCGGGAAAGGCAAAGGCACGTTTCAGTTGCTCAATATCGTGCAAAAATTCGCGTGGTTCAGCCAAAGCCAAATGATCAAACTCGCGTGGGCGTAACGCGCGACGACTACCAATGAAAAAGCCCCAATCATCGCCGTAGCCTGCTTCGGTGAACGAAGGCAAGGCAAAACGATAAGGCTTTGGGTTCAAATCGGCAGTGCGAATGCTGTTATAAATCATCCAATAAGCGACTGGCGTTTGCGATGGCGAAGCAGCATTGACCGCAATCAGGCCTTGGGGATGCAAAATATAGGCCAATTGCTGATACCAATCGATGCTGTGTAAACGAGCGCCAGCTTGATCGCGTGGCACGGTAAAATCGCAGATAATCAAATCGTATTCATCGGCTGCCTGCGCCGCCTGATCGACAAATTGCACAGCATCGCAGATATGCAATTTCAGGCGTGGGTTGGTTAAGGCATGCTGATTGAGTTCAGGCCATTCATGCTGGGCTAAATCGAGGATGGTTGGGTCATAATCGACCAAATCGATCTGCTTGATGGCTGAAGATTTGAGCAATTCACGGGCAACGAAGCCATCGCCACCGCCGCAAATCAACGCTCGGAGTTGGCGTTTGGGGCGGCGTGCTTGGGCGAGCGCGAGTGCTGGCAAGGCCAAAAGCTCGTGGTACACCCCTTCATCACGGCTATCAAACTGCAAATCGCCGTCGATGTAGACGGCAAGTGATTGATCGGAGCGCTGATCAAGGACAATGGTCATGGTTGTTCTCCATACAACGGGTTTGCTGGGGTTGGTACGTGGGTTGCTGGTTATAGGTTACAGATTTATAGCCAGCATGTCAATGGTTATCGGCTGGTGGCTATAGGCGATGGGCTATACTGGTTATCCTTATCTCTGCGCCTCTGCGTTAAACAGCTCTTCATCATCCCCACCAATCTCCGATCCCCAACAACCGATCCCCAATCTTGACACAAACCGCAAGCATAGCTATTATTTGAGCAACTACAAACGACGCTGAACAAGATGAGTAAATTATTGGTTCCCGCCAGAGATTGGGTGTCAGCGGCTGAAAGCACCCTCGGTTGAGCAATAATTGAACGTGGCTTGGAAGTCGATCAACTGAAATACCAGTAAGTTGGTTCGGGTGCGCCCGTTATTGCGCCAATGAGTGATGTTGTATTTGCAACATAATCAAGGTGGTACCGCGAGTTTCCTCTCGTCCTTGTTGGGCGTGGGGTTTTTGTTTTTAGCGGCAATCGAGCTAAATCTGAGGGAATGTGATGGAACCAAGCAACTGGCAGCGCGAGGTTGAACAAGCCTTAGCCCAAAACGACCACAATCGAGCCAAGCAGCTTTTAGCCGCTGTGCTTCGCCAAAATGTGCATGAACGCGAGGCATGGCGCATTTTAGCGAGCATCGTCAATGATCCAGCCCAACAGGCTGAATGTTTGCGCCGAATTGCAGCAATTGATGCCGCCGCGCCAACTGCGATTAAGCCCATTAAGTCAATTAAGCCAATCAGCAAGCCACCAAGCGATCCAAGCCTTAGCCCAACCATGCCTTTGGTTGATTCGCAAGCTGAGCCTAATTTCACAGCATCAAGCATTCAAACTGCACCATTATTTGATTCACAAGCTGAGCCTAGGCTTTCGCCATCAAGCATTCAAACTGAGCCATTAGTTGATTCACAAGCTAGTTTCACGCCGCCAGTCAATTACAGTATGGGCCAACCAACCCAGAAACTGGATCAACCAACGCCGAAACCCGCCCGTTCGTTGCCAAAAATGTTGATGCTAATTGGGGCAAGTTTATGTGGTGTGGGCTTGTTGCTTTTGCTTGGTTTACA from Chloroflexota bacterium includes these protein-coding regions:
- the amrA gene encoding AmmeMemoRadiSam system protein A, encoding MPKQAALIVQDPLVVLARQAVNRFIRQGELLPVAEPLPSDQRRSQGVYVSLIKAGQLRGCVGSVQPQQASLAKEVIYMAVAAAVHDPRFSPVQLDELDQLSYIVDLVEHLALLKNKAVHDPVADGLRVQRGRNQGVVLPNTSGITTFEQQRQLAYQRAGLELTTAATLERFQVRRIIELSGNYQETISL
- a CDS encoding radical SAM protein, encoding MHETTLVSRSAQGLRCEVCQWRCLLADGEWGRCGVRQRQEQTITVHNHGLVSAATIGPVEDYGFRHFFPGASVFAIGGWGTSFPAHHDVAYHAQIPTDPAKQRSIDPERVVGFSQERMTRGIVWAYNEPTMNFEHVLETARLARSTSRMTGMVTNGYWSKAALDQLAPYIDGLMLTVYGLSDASYKALTGVEQWQGIFAGAEHAVKRWGCHLEITTPIVTGVNDSSAEIEGIARWIKRKFNGLIPWRIIPSRDADTNAATSVRKVAQGLGLPFVYGAQPTETTRCPKCEWAVIERFDGQPRVVGVNESQCENCGSEVYIRSSLFKRNKLND
- a CDS encoding molybdopterin-dependent oxidoreductase, which codes for MRDSLPSFDVAKSATMQVVQAEPFNAGTPLDELASSYIQPTSQFFVRTHGTIPSLDPETTTIHVQGLLAQPLSISIADIKQQLPYVEQVSTLQCAGNRRQEMHAYQPIYGELPWGANGLSTANWGGAPLRSLLERCEIDPAALHLVFESYDQVERHGQTFGYGGSIPLNEPMIEHALLAYTMNGTALPALHGGPLRLVIPGIVGARSVKWLRSIEFSSEPSHNYFQRRAYRLAQSSELEAWQNAPMLHELPVNAVLCLPTADQPLVAGTITLAGYAITGGQALVEQVEISLDHGQHWQHARLIDPPRLGCWSRWQIELELTAGEYQCWVRATDSLGQQQPEQPAWNVKGYHHNAIQRIQLSVC
- a CDS encoding GAF domain-containing sensor histidine kinase, whose amino-acid sequence is MRTQYPTNEAQRLAALQSYGLLARPYIHEFDELARLAALFCATPIAIISLIDHKYQYIKAAFGSQLKTIPRKYSCCAQTVVERELVVYDQPSLERSFGHHPLVQQGFQFYAGMPIINQQGFALGCIAVIDRQPRQLSPQQRESLQLIAQQLSHQFELFRQVQQLTALPHDVFHSSIASDPQVPSKTPLIAKMSQQLHKPLHTIMTDSQLLADQLIEAGVAELEPTAHHIQETSAQLLALIDDMIDLAKIEHGQLDVHYEEVCLGPLIDQLNVIVGPLMVRNHNSFHVQIGTRQRIFWSDNRLVRQILVNVVGNAAKFTHNGSVRIEVSEEQRNGQHYLAFHVIDTGIGMTPEQQVQLFQEQPRLGKSLGSQPSTGLGLAISKRLALLLGGDITLSSNPGIGSHFTLYLPLKATPQITQPQAA
- the speD gene encoding adenosylmethionine decarboxylase, with protein sequence MSNFIQSPIYPAAGRHLLANLGGCSAAILNDRDLLQTIVMQAANATNATVLEIVAHQFTPHGVTIVAVLGESHASLHTYPEHGAAFWDCFTCGDQCQPEASLGVLVPALHATNVHSQLIDRTISEVTQTAPSTVA
- a CDS encoding DUF350 domain-containing protein — encoded protein: MSGDEIMTLVGRVAASVGWTLVSVLIFYGGARLYDLLDPIDYREEIKRGNVAAAIQLAAVTIALAAIVIMAVAT
- a CDS encoding peptidoglycan bridge formation glycyltransferase FemA/FemB family protein; amino-acid sequence: MYVAILPQLSSNSELGQQWEDLVQANPAGGVMQSLVWGQFKQQRGLQVVHFGLFAATDQLIGGMLCTIPAQSGVGSNLIAADGPILPWHNQALARQGLRLLREAAEHHASAYGAVGLRIEPRLEGPAPNLLRDWRRAPVDILARETLYLDLRPAAEQLLAAMKPKGRYNIRLAARRGVTVRISHDLADIPLFYRLMDEAGERDDFYVEPIDHFNDLLATLAPLGHAHLLFAEYAGQTLGTLLLISYGQRAVYQYGGISNQLREQMAGYALQWAAIQQAQRLGCTSYDFYGFEPTGDPHHPFAGFSRFKRAFGGQAIALIGAYDYYFTEQLADVIIRAVRELA